DNA from Bacillota bacterium:
CCTCTTCTGCCCGAGGCAGTCAAGGCTGGCTTCAGCGACATGGTTGACTTTGTGAGCTTGGACGAGCTGCTGAGGACTTCCGACGTGGTTTCCGTTCATGTCCCCCTAAACGAGCATACCAGGAACATGATCGCATGGGATCAACTGCGCTTGATGAAGCCGCAAGCTTATATTGTAAACGTGTCCCGCGGGGGGGTCGTAAATGAGCGGGACCTTGTGAGGGCGTTGAGAGAAGGAGTCATCAGCGGGGCTGCGCTCGACGTCTTCGAAAACGAGCCTGTCGAAGCCGGCAACCCCTTGCTCGAAATGGACAATGTGATCCTCACTCCGCACACTGCCGCCCTCACCGAGGAGTGTGTGGTCAGGATGGCCACCGAGGCCGTAAGACGGGTGATCGATCTCTTCAACGGCTACGAACCGGATAAGATCGCCAATCCCGAGGTGTTGCAGCTCGAGAAATGGCGGCATCTCAAGAAAAGATGAGACATGAGAGGGAAGACAGATGGATATCCCTAAGAAGATGCTCGCAGCTCACTTGGTTGCGCGCGGACGGATTGAAGTCCTGGAGACTGATGTCCCGGCTCCGGGTCCTGATGAGGTGTTGCTTCGGGTGCAGGCCTGCGGGATATGTGGCACCGACGTTGAGATAAGGGACCACGGCATGCCTGGAGAGCCGCCCATGCCTTTCATAATGGGCCATGAGTACGCCGGTGTGGTGGCGCAGGTCGGCTCGACTGTGGATGAATTCAGGGTCGGAGACAGAGTCGCGGTGGAAGTCCACAAGGGGTGTGGACGCTGTCACAACTGCATCATGGGAAAGTACACCGCCTGTTTGAATTTCGGCAACCGGAAGAAAGGACACGCTGCCAACGGGATGACCGCTAACGGCGGGTTTGCCGAGTACGCAGTAAACCACGTGAACACCCTCTACAAAATCCCAGATGAGATCTCGTTTGAAGAGGCTGCTTTGATTACCACGGCCGGTTCGGCCTTCTACGCTATCGACGCCATGGGGGGCTACATTGCCGGCGATACCGTGGCCGTCATTGGTCCGGGACCGATTGGCCTAGCCCTTGTTCAGGCAGCCAAAGCCCTCGGTGCGGAAAAGGTGATCCTTACAGGCACCCGTAAGGGTCGTCTTGAACTAGGTAAGCAAATGGGTGCCGATTACACCGTGAACATCAACGATGGGGAGGACCCGGTCGAAGTGGTTAAGGAACTTACTCACGGGGTGGGCGCCGACGTCGTTTTTGACGCAGCCGGGGTCTCCTCGTCGCTCGAGTCTGCACTCGACCTAGCCAGGCCTGGAGGCGCCATCGTCATGGTGGCCTTCTACAAGGGCCCGGTTACCGTGAACATCTCCAAGGCCGTCGTCCGCAACATCAACTTGTATACCGTGCGGGGCGAAGGGCGCCGTAACGTGAGACGGGCCCTCTCCATGGCCGCTCAGAGGAAGATAGATCTCAGGCCATTGATTACCCATCAGTTTGCGCTTAAGGACATTAACCAGGCTTTTGAGACGTATACGAAGCGGATTGATAACGCCATCAAGGTCATTGTCCATCCGCAGGAACACTGATGAAGATCCGGGGTGAGGTTAGGAAGACGGTTCTCCATATTAGGGGTCACTCATTCCGTGCGTGATTGAGACCCTAGATTCACTGTACAACTTGGACTGTCAAGAGTGACACCGGGCGACCCAAGAGGCCGGGCCACGCCGTTACGCGCGCTCAACTGGAACCCGATTTCGCCATTGGGGCGAAATGGAACTCGACATCCGGCGTCCCCCCTGACCTAGTAATTCAACACCAAGGCTTCCGGGATGGCGCCCCGTCTGTCGCCCTTGCAGTTGATGTAACGCTTCGCCATCAGCGTTTTGATTCGAAATCCGCTGTAAAGATCATGGATGAGAGGGGAATCCGAATTACTAAGCATTACGTAGCAACCCTTTCTGTCGAGCTCCCGGAACACAGCTGCGAGGCGCCTCTGCTCCCCCTCATCGAACGCGCCAGCAGTGTAGCTGGTGAAGTTCGATGTATCGCTAATCGGCTGATACGGAGGATCGAAGTACACGAAGTCTCCTGGCTTGGCCTGGTCAAGCACTATCTCGAAATCTGCGACCCGCACGTCCGCATCTTGGAGCGCTTTGCTTGCCAAACGCAACTGGCATTCATCCGCGTATACGGGATTCTTGTAGCGGCCAAAAGGAACATTGAATCTGCCCTGCTTATTGACCCTGTACAGGCCATTGTAGCACGTCTTGTTGAGATAGATGAACCTTGATGCTCTTTCCACCGGGTCTAAGCTCTCTGGGTCGAGCGCGCGGATTCGATAGTAGTACTCGGCGGTGTTCTCATGTCTCTTGAGGCTTCGTAGCAGGTTGTCGCAGTCGCTCTTGACGACGAGGAACGCGTTTATCAGTTCTTCGTTGAGATCAGATAGGTGAGCCCCCTTCGGACACACGTAAAAGAACAGTGCTCCTCCGCCGACAAAAGGCTCATGGTACGCTGAATACGTCTCGGGCATGTGAGCAGCCAACTGCTCCACCAGCTGTCCTTTGCCCCCCGCCCATTTCACAAAGGGTTTCGGCCGGATGATCTCGTTTGTGTCAGTTGCACATATCATGTCCGATTACTCCAGGCCGGGCCGCATTCCAGTTCAGCGCCCCCGGGGAAATGGAACCGCGATTCTCTCATCGGACAGTGCTGATCACCGGAACTGCGTCCGCGCAATTCTCCGTTCCTATGTCTTACATTCTACATTGTGACCCGCCAACCTTCTCTCCTTGCATCAATGCGTGAGCCTACAACCCGAGACGTGCCTGAGCCTGCCTTGCCCCAGACCGGTCCTCATGGCCGCCTCGCCCGTGCGAAAGCTGCTTGCGGCGATCTCTCACGCACTGAGGAACTGCCTGCAATAATACTCGTGCAGCTCGGCGTCGGACCAAAACTTCGGAGGGTTACCCTCCACATCAGGTCTCACATTTCGGTCGCACTTCAGCACTGTGAGCAGACGGAAGACAAAGGTCTCGTCTACGTTATGGCCTTCGAGGGCCTTGAACTTCCGGCGCCACACGAAGCCATCGGGAGTCTCTTCCTCCGGCTGGCCCCCCAAAGCATCGCTGCATACGGAGACGGCCTCTCCGTGGAGGTGCGGAAGAGCATTCACAGGGGAAGCCCTATTGTAGCGTGGCGGTGTAAAGCGTGCTGGTGTGTCACGTACGTTGAGGAATTCACGACGGGGGGCAGGAGCGCACCGGCCTTTTGTAGTGGGTGCGGAATGAAGGCGACGCCTGGAGGCCCGGTTCTACCGGAGAATTTGGTCTACGAGGGGCGTTATGAGGCGGCCTAACCCTGGGCAGAAACGGGCAGAAACGAAAAGAGGCCGGGGACGCCGGTAAACGAGGGGACGCCGGTGAACGGGAAAGGAGCATCACCACAAGACGCGATGCTGCCTATGAACACAACCCGGAAAGAAGGCGAGCCCGCGTGAGAGCGACCTGGCAGAACGAGAAGCCCCGGACCGATCGCCCGGGCCCGGGGCCTTACGTTTCCAGGTGCTTTTGCTGTCATTTTGCCGTCGAGAGGGACGCGTGCTGGTTCGCAATATCGAAACCTCAAAACAGCTGGTGAGCCATCCGGGACTCGAACCCGG
Protein-coding regions in this window:
- a CDS encoding alcohol dehydrogenase catalytic domain-containing protein translates to MDIPKKMLAAHLVARGRIEVLETDVPAPGPDEVLLRVQACGICGTDVEIRDHGMPGEPPMPFIMGHEYAGVVAQVGSTVDEFRVGDRVAVEVHKGCGRCHNCIMGKYTACLNFGNRKKGHAANGMTANGGFAEYAVNHVNTLYKIPDEISFEEAALITTAGSAFYAIDAMGGYIAGDTVAVIGPGPIGLALVQAAKALGAEKVILTGTRKGRLELGKQMGADYTVNINDGEDPVEVVKELTHGVGADVVFDAAGVSSSLESALDLARPGGAIVMVAFYKGPVTVNISKAVVRNINLYTVRGEGRRNVRRALSMAAQRKIDLRPLITHQFALKDINQAFETYTKRIDNAIKVIVHPQEH
- a CDS encoding DNA adenine methylase, coding for MICATDTNEIIRPKPFVKWAGGKGQLVEQLAAHMPETYSAYHEPFVGGGALFFYVCPKGAHLSDLNEELINAFLVVKSDCDNLLRSLKRHENTAEYYYRIRALDPESLDPVERASRFIYLNKTCYNGLYRVNKQGRFNVPFGRYKNPVYADECQLRLASKALQDADVRVADFEIVLDQAKPGDFVYFDPPYQPISDTSNFTSYTAGAFDEGEQRRLAAVFRELDRKGCYVMLSNSDSPLIHDLYSGFRIKTLMAKRYINCKGDRRGAIPEALVLNY